A segment of the Manis javanica isolate MJ-LG chromosome 17, MJ_LKY, whole genome shotgun sequence genome:
GGATTCTATGTAAAACAGCCCCATATTGTGGGTATGTGTGCTGGCATATGACTCAGCAACACAAAAGGCGAATGACTGATAGATGGCTCAACATGGGTGAGCCACAAGGAAATAAGAATGAGGGAAAGCCGCCATCAAAAACAACTAAAAAGAGTGTTaaggattaatacttagtctataggcacagacctgatcatctacatttgctctcttacagcactaaattatgttttctacctttatcttgtatctgcctaccacttcagcattttattaaaaataataataataagggagaaatgtgggattcacatataaatcaagtataaaaatcaaacgaataatcatatctgacttgattgtttatagttcatgatgtgtgatcaaaaccgaaagtttctgtgatgactgcccttgtactgttcaccatgtaagaacttattcactatgtaagaccttgttcaccatgtaagaacttgttcgttatgcttcagaagattagagattGTTGAGATACAGGcgtggggttgattaatgactgtgcattgagtcccctatacagaattttactgttgttaacaaccatttgatcaataaatatgagagatgccctctcaaaaatgaaataaaataaaataaaataaaacaaatcctaatattaaaaaaagaaagtgtgcTAAAAGAAGACACGATGtcccaaatggagtcacttatgttAAGACCCCACATAAGCAAACCAAGACTAAAGACTAACCTAACTAGAGTTTCAACATCCCCTTTCCCCCAGGAATGTAACCTTTAACCCATCAACATGGGACTTCGGGGTCAGTACTAGGAAATTGACATACAGGCCACTTTCATACTCCTTACGAGGCAACCTTGGCTAAAGCAACGTACCGTTTGCTAATgattcccttcccctcctccctctctgcctttaaaaacctttccttttctgcagctccATGGGTCTCCTTTCTGTTCGCTAGATGGGACACTGCTCCATTCATGACCACTGAGTAAATCGGTTTGATCTTTTAAATGATTCAGTTGAATTCTCGTTGTTTAACAACTGTATaatccatttacatgaagttctagTGCAAACAATGCAGAAGTATAATTGTAAAATCGAGAACAGTATCTACTTGGGAGGGTAGGTACAAAAGGACATGAAGGAATGTACTTAATGGTGATGAATATGTTCCATCTCATGACTGATACTCCCGTGCATAATCACCATTACATATTTTAAtggattcattttaaaaatagaagggaATATCTTAAAAAGGAAATTGTGTCCACTACTGTTAGTGGTGAGCCAACTCCACGTGGAATAAGTAGATGTCACCTGCAAATATAAGCCCAGTGGCTTTGGTTCCACCCTGCATGGGGGCCCTCTCCTCTCCACACGAGCAGAAACTCCCCAAACAGGCTAGTTGGGGGCTAAGACCAGAACCTCCATCTCAGTTGAGTTGGACAGCAGGTTCAACCTGCCTCATGGAGCTCTTTCCAAAAAAAAGCCTTTTCCCGCACCAAGAAGGCTGTGTAAGAATGTTTATAGTAGCAGAACACCGAGAGATGGCCCAGAAAGATGATGGGTCAATGGGCTTCTCCAGTGGGAAGCATCGTTCACGGCCTGACAGGTGCCTCTTCAATGGAGGCAGTAAGAAAAGCAGGGAAATGTCACAATTACCCCACATTTTTAGGTGCCTGTGGTGGCACTAAAGTATGTGGACAGAGGGTGGGGAGCTGGTGGGGAAAGCCTCACCAGACCTCTGTGAGCTGGTGTTTGGGTCCTGGGGTTGAAACGCAGTCTTCTCATGGGGGGCATGTTCCCAGGCTTCAGGGAATAAACACCAACACTACACATTCATTCGTTCAACATATTTTTATTGGTCATTTGAAATTTGTCAGCCACTATTCTAGGCACTTGAGATACTTCAGGGAACGAAACGGACAAATTCCCTGCTCTCCTTAAACTTACATTTTAGCGGGAgtgacaaatagaaaatataatcagGAAATTATAAAGTATGTTCTAAATAGAGTGGTGTGAAAATACACACAGTCGCATACACACTTATAAACATCACATGGGGCCTGTAGCCGAGGAGGCTTCTGGTGTGGAAGAAACACCTCTGAAGGCGGTTTTCTGGTGAGCCCGCAGGTGGCGGTGGTAGGTGGATGACTGGCGGTAGCTTTTCCGGCAAAGGGGACACGTGTAGGGCTTCTCTCCCGTGTGGATTCTCTCGTGAGCCTGGAGGTTGGTTTTGTGGTTGAAGGACCTTTCACACGTGCTGCACACGAAAGGCTTCTCTCCGGCATGAATCCTCTGATGCTGGCGTAGGTCTGACGTCTGGAAGAAGCCTTtgccacacttggcacaaataaATGTCCTCTCATTACTGTGTCTTCTCTGATGGGCTTTTAGCTGAGATAAACACCTAAACATCCTGGGACACTCTTCACATCTGTATGATTTGGGGGCCCTGTGGAATTTTTCTTGCTGTCCCCCACGTGTGGAGTTTCCCTCGATGCCCTGATTGTTAGGAACAGGCTCAGGGGAGGCCTGGTCTGGCCTGGGAAGAAAGCCTGGTCCCGCCTCCATCAGGACATCCTGAGAAGAAGGCCCAGTCAGGGCCCATTCCTGGGCCCTGGAGGTGCCTGGACCTGCCCGTGCAGAGCTCAGTGGATTCTTCAAAGAAACAGCCTGCTCTTCAGGCCTAGGACCGTGCTCTCCCTGGATCATGAGTAGGGAAGGCGTTTCGTTGCCCTGACTCGCAATACTGCCATTTACTTgacaaattttcaaagaaatgttgCCACCATTTTCCTTGTCTTCATCTCCTGTAGAAATGAAGTGACTCAATGAAGCTGTACCCCAAAAGGGACCCACACAGAACATCCCTCAGGCACCTGCGCTCCCCTGACCCACCTGGTCCTGTTTCCAGGGAAGCCTCCTGGGGAGGCCAGGAGGGTGTCCCCATGTCGTCTCCTCTTGGGGTTCCTGTGgacaactgtttcatgaaatgaACAATGACTTCTCTTAAGGGCATATTCTCAGAAAAGAGGGCTTCCTGTCCCTGCATATGGACGTGCACCTGTAAAAAAGAAGCTCAGTCACTGTCAATATATGGGTCTGATGAGTGACAGAAGCCTTTGTGGAAAACCTGCCCCATCAGGCttcccccaggcccctgccctgcccgcTCCCACACCCCCCAGGTCCTCTACTGCCCTTAAATTCACGGTAATTCTTCCTGACATGtctttgctaattaaaaaaaaatacccaaatacTAACTAAGGCCTTTTGAAGGAAGAAACAGCTTGTGTTAAGGCATTTCTGCTCATTCTTGAGCTTTCTGTCAATTTCTTAGTGGGCCCTCCTACCATCTCACTGGCTAAGATCAATGAATGTGATGGCTTCTATGTGCCCTGCTGAATAATGCCTATAAAACTTGTGCTTTcgggtgtgtgggggacttggtgaaggggggagcctagtaaacataatgttcttcatgtaattgtagactaatgataagaacaacaacaaaaaaacatctTGTGCTTTCATTCTTACTTAGTTAGGATGGCTAAGATTCTCCTTGGTGAGAAGTAATGACTCCTTCCACAATGACTCTTCTTTCTCTACTTCTAGGCGACTCCCAACAGGCTGTACTCGTTCCTATACCCCTCGGCCCCTCACCCAAAAGGTCAGAACCCTCTACTCACTAAGCCAAGCGGCTTCATACCATCATCGGTCAAATCTTCCATGAATTTCTCCAAATTTCTGCCACTTGAATTCCATTTCTCTCTCAACATGGACCTGTCGCTGCAATGGCCACTGATCATAAACTGTTCCAAGGCCAAACAAGAAATAATTTGGTCCTTGCTGTGTTTCTCTGGCTGTAGCCATGCATGAAACAACTTATAGAGTCTTTGCAGCTCCTGCCTTGCGCATGAGTTACTGCTGTTTTGCAACAAGCCGAGCTGAGGGCTTGGGAAGTCGGAGATCCCTTCTCCTTCCAGGATGTCAGGTCCTTGGCTGGGTTTAAGCTCTGGGTTTTCTGACTGAGAATCACTCCTGGATGGTTCACCTTGAAATGAAATTCTGAGATCTAAAGCCATTCTTAATAAGAATTCTCAGAGATTCAACTTCAGGGATTCAGTCTCTGATGACTTGTTTCTCTGAGGATCTGTTTCAACAACTGGTAGATGCTTAACAACTGCAAGCTAGAAACAGAAGATGCAGATAACTAATTACAGCACTggcataattaaaaacaaaaagacatttaagaaagaaacaattctAATCTTACACAAACTCTCAGGGCATTAAAAAAAGTTGGAACACTCACCTTTTAGTTGATGAGTTCAGCAAATCCTTGATAAAATCTTACAAGAACAGTACATTAAAGAAAAGCACTACAGATTAATATGTCTCACAAACACAGATGTAAAagttggaagaaaaatatttgcaaatcaaatccTGTCACATATCACATATCACAATAAGTGGGGTTAATTTGTAAATGAAAAGGtgg
Coding sequences within it:
- the ZSCAN4 gene encoding zinc finger and SCAN domain-containing protein 4; this encodes MALDLRISFQGEPSRSDSQSENPELKPSQGPDILEGEGISDFPSPQLGLLQNSSNSCARQELQRLYKLFHAWLQPEKHSKDQIISCLALEQFMISGHCSDRSMLREKWNSSGRNLEKFMEDLTDDGMKPLGLVHVHMQGQEALFSENMPLREVIVHFMKQLSTGTPRGDDMGTPSWPPQEASLETGPGDEDKENGGNISLKICQVNGSIASQGNETPSLLMIQGEHGPRPEEQAVSLKNPLSSARAGPGTSRAQEWALTGPSSQDVLMEAGPGFLPRPDQASPEPVPNNQGIEGNSTRGGQQEKFHRAPKSYRCEECPRMFRCLSQLKAHQRRHSNERTFICAKCGKGFFQTSDLRQHQRIHAGEKPFVCSTCERSFNHKTNLQAHERIHTGEKPYTCPLCRKSYRQSSTYHRHLRAHQKTAFRGVSSTPEASSATGPM